One stretch of Prunus persica cultivar Lovell chromosome G1, Prunus_persica_NCBIv2, whole genome shotgun sequence DNA includes these proteins:
- the LOC18791081 gene encoding putative disease resistance protein At1g50180 isoform X1 — translation MAEAVVSFVLESVRDFTIQEAKFLSGVSHQVEVAQTELQLMQGFLKDADARQGQDETVRIWVAKIRDAAYDLEDVIQTYGLKVVSKKKRGLKNVLKRFACIFKEGVDVHRIGNEIENITTRISDLRSSLQKYNIKQTRESSGGESSLQLHERLRRSYSHVVERDVVGLESNVEELVVHLVKDENRHQVVSVWGMGGLGKTTLARKVYHHKKVRQHFLSFAWVCISQRFQVRNVWERILIELTSATKEPKQEIKDMTDDEIAKKLFCVMEEMRCLVILDDIWSIETWNLLKVAFPNVETESTILLTTRNQAVASLPNRNVFLHKLQPLNENESWELLVKKAIPARAEIEQMVSWSCLLLAIYRPYITFQVSIVI, via the exons ATGGCTGAGGCAGTTGTTTCCTTTGTGCTCGAAAGTGTCAGGGACTTCACCATTCAGGAAGCCAAGTTCTTGTCTGGAGTCAGCCATCAAGTTGAGGTCGCACAAACTGAGCTACAATTGATGCAGGGCTTCCTCAAAGATGCAGATGCAAGACAAGGACAAGATGAAACAGTCCGTATTTGGGTTGCCAAGATTAGAGATGCTGCTTATGATTTGGAGGATGTCATCCAAACTTATGGCTTGAAAGTGGTttccaagaagaaaagaggcCTCAAGAATGTTCTCAAAAGATTTGCCTGCATCTTCAAGGAAGGGGTTGATGTTCACAGGATTGGGAACGAAATTGAGAATATCACCACCAGAATTTCTGATTTGAGGTCAAGTTTGCAGAAGTATAACATAAAGCAAACAAGAGAAAGTAGTGGTGGTGAATCTTCCTTGCAATTGCATGAGAGGCTAAGGAGAAGTTATTCTCATGTTGTTGAACGTGATGTTGTTGGGTTAGAGTCCAACGTTGAAGAATTGGTTGTGCATTTGGTGAAAGATGAAAACCGTCATCAAGTTGTATCTGTTTGGGGTATGGGCGGTTTAGGGAAGACCACCCTTGCAAGAAAGGTTTATCATCACAAAAAAGTAAGGCAGCATTTCCTTAGTTTTGCTTGGGTCTGTATATCTCAACGTTTTCAAGTCAGAAATGTTTGGGAAAGAATTTTAATTGAACTCACTTCTGCTACCAAGgaaccaaaacaagaaattaaggaCATGACAGATGATGAAATAGCAAAGAAGCTTTTTTGTGTCATGGAAGAAATGAGATGTTTGGTGATTCTTGATGACATTTGGAGTATCGAGACATGGAATCTTTTGAAGGTTGCATTTCCAAACGTGGAAACAGAGAGCACAATATTGCTTACTACACGGAATCAAGCAGTAGCTTCGCTCCCAAATAGAAATGTTTTTCTCCACAAACTCCAGCCACTCAATGAGAATGAGAGTTGGGAACTACTTGTGAAGAAAGCAATACCTGCAAGGGCTGAAATCG AGCAAATGGTAAGCTGGAGCTGTCTACTCTTGGCCATCTACAGACCTTATATAACCTTTCAAGTGAGTATTGTGATTTGA
- the LOC18791081 gene encoding putative disease resistance protein At1g50180 isoform X3: MAEAVVSFVLESVRDFTIQEAKFLSGVSHQVEVAQTELQLMQGFLKDADARQGQDETVRIWVAKIRDAAYDLEDVIQTYGLKVVSKKKRGLKNVLKRFACIFKEGVDVHRIGNEIENITTRISDLRSSLQKYNIKQTRESSGGESSLQLHERLRRSYSHVVERDVVGLESNVEELVVHLVKDENRHQVVSVWGMGGLGKTTLARKVYHHKKVRQHFLSFAWVCISQRFQVRNVWERILIELTSATKEPKQEIKDMTDDEIAKKLFCVMEEMRCLVILDDIWSIETWNLLKVAFPNVETESTILLTTRNQAVASLPNRNVFLHKLQPLNENESWELLVKKAIPARAEIE, encoded by the exons ATGGCTGAGGCAGTTGTTTCCTTTGTGCTCGAAAGTGTCAGGGACTTCACCATTCAGGAAGCCAAGTTCTTGTCTGGAGTCAGCCATCAAGTTGAGGTCGCACAAACTGAGCTACAATTGATGCAGGGCTTCCTCAAAGATGCAGATGCAAGACAAGGACAAGATGAAACAGTCCGTATTTGGGTTGCCAAGATTAGAGATGCTGCTTATGATTTGGAGGATGTCATCCAAACTTATGGCTTGAAAGTGGTttccaagaagaaaagaggcCTCAAGAATGTTCTCAAAAGATTTGCCTGCATCTTCAAGGAAGGGGTTGATGTTCACAGGATTGGGAACGAAATTGAGAATATCACCACCAGAATTTCTGATTTGAGGTCAAGTTTGCAGAAGTATAACATAAAGCAAACAAGAGAAAGTAGTGGTGGTGAATCTTCCTTGCAATTGCATGAGAGGCTAAGGAGAAGTTATTCTCATGTTGTTGAACGTGATGTTGTTGGGTTAGAGTCCAACGTTGAAGAATTGGTTGTGCATTTGGTGAAAGATGAAAACCGTCATCAAGTTGTATCTGTTTGGGGTATGGGCGGTTTAGGGAAGACCACCCTTGCAAGAAAGGTTTATCATCACAAAAAAGTAAGGCAGCATTTCCTTAGTTTTGCTTGGGTCTGTATATCTCAACGTTTTCAAGTCAGAAATGTTTGGGAAAGAATTTTAATTGAACTCACTTCTGCTACCAAGgaaccaaaacaagaaattaaggaCATGACAGATGATGAAATAGCAAAGAAGCTTTTTTGTGTCATGGAAGAAATGAGATGTTTGGTGATTCTTGATGACATTTGGAGTATCGAGACATGGAATCTTTTGAAGGTTGCATTTCCAAACGTGGAAACAGAGAGCACAATATTGCTTACTACACGGAATCAAGCAGTAGCTTCGCTCCCAAATAGAAATGTTTTTCTCCACAAACTCCAGCCACTCAATGAGAATGAGAGTTGGGAACTACTTGTGAAGAAAGCAATACCTGCAAGGGCTGAAATCG AATGA
- the LOC18791081 gene encoding putative disease resistance protein At1g50180 isoform X2: MAEAVVSFVLESVRDFTIQEAKFLSGVSHQVEVAQTELQLMQGFLKDADARQGQDETVRIWVAKIRDAAYDLEDVIQTYGLKVVSKKKRGLKNVLKRFACIFKEGVDVHRIGNEIENITTRISDLRSSLQKYNIKQTRESSGGESSLQLHERLRRSYSHVVERDVVGLESNVEELVVHLVKDENRHQVVSVWGMGGLGKTTLARKVYHHKKVRQHFLSFAWVCISQRFQVRNVWERILIELTSATKEPKQEIKDMTDDEIAKKLFCVMEEMRCLVILDDIWSIETWNLLKVAFPNVETESTILLTTRNQAVASLPNRNVFLHKLQPLNENESWELLVKKAIPARAEIEQMVSWSCLLLAIYRPYITFQNE; the protein is encoded by the exons ATGGCTGAGGCAGTTGTTTCCTTTGTGCTCGAAAGTGTCAGGGACTTCACCATTCAGGAAGCCAAGTTCTTGTCTGGAGTCAGCCATCAAGTTGAGGTCGCACAAACTGAGCTACAATTGATGCAGGGCTTCCTCAAAGATGCAGATGCAAGACAAGGACAAGATGAAACAGTCCGTATTTGGGTTGCCAAGATTAGAGATGCTGCTTATGATTTGGAGGATGTCATCCAAACTTATGGCTTGAAAGTGGTttccaagaagaaaagaggcCTCAAGAATGTTCTCAAAAGATTTGCCTGCATCTTCAAGGAAGGGGTTGATGTTCACAGGATTGGGAACGAAATTGAGAATATCACCACCAGAATTTCTGATTTGAGGTCAAGTTTGCAGAAGTATAACATAAAGCAAACAAGAGAAAGTAGTGGTGGTGAATCTTCCTTGCAATTGCATGAGAGGCTAAGGAGAAGTTATTCTCATGTTGTTGAACGTGATGTTGTTGGGTTAGAGTCCAACGTTGAAGAATTGGTTGTGCATTTGGTGAAAGATGAAAACCGTCATCAAGTTGTATCTGTTTGGGGTATGGGCGGTTTAGGGAAGACCACCCTTGCAAGAAAGGTTTATCATCACAAAAAAGTAAGGCAGCATTTCCTTAGTTTTGCTTGGGTCTGTATATCTCAACGTTTTCAAGTCAGAAATGTTTGGGAAAGAATTTTAATTGAACTCACTTCTGCTACCAAGgaaccaaaacaagaaattaaggaCATGACAGATGATGAAATAGCAAAGAAGCTTTTTTGTGTCATGGAAGAAATGAGATGTTTGGTGATTCTTGATGACATTTGGAGTATCGAGACATGGAATCTTTTGAAGGTTGCATTTCCAAACGTGGAAACAGAGAGCACAATATTGCTTACTACACGGAATCAAGCAGTAGCTTCGCTCCCAAATAGAAATGTTTTTCTCCACAAACTCCAGCCACTCAATGAGAATGAGAGTTGGGAACTACTTGTGAAGAAAGCAATACCTGCAAGGGCTGAAATCG AGCAAATGGTAAGCTGGAGCTGTCTACTCTTGGCCATCTACAGACCTTATATAACCTTTCAA AATGAATAA
- the LOC18791448 gene encoding probable folate-biopterin transporter 8, chloroplastic isoform X2: MLFTFLVRIDYLIFPLEVLSWGPMAVIPVAGKALPTLMACVLLSNLGASITEVAQDALVAEYGQEKNMKGLQSYAFMASAAGGILGNLIGGYFLMKTPPRTMFLVFSVLLSAQLAISLRIREESLGLPKLPDHYLIRKPIFESTRKQFSELMMGIQEESIVHPLTWIVASIAMVPVLSGSIFCYQTQCLHLDPSVIGMSRVIGQLMLLSTAVLYDRYWKKVPMRKLVGVVQLVYAFSLLLDLLLVRQINVRLGIPNEVFVLCFSGLAEIIAQFKILPFTVLFASLCPRGCEGSLTSFLASALCLSSIASGFLGVGLASLIGVTAGDYSSLPFGILVQFIAALLPLGWLCNLPMSEAVVGKERKRGLSRRSQKSRRVGRVVYGSAFIYRRERESEA; the protein is encoded by the exons ATGCTCTTTACATTTCTGGTGCGCATAGATTACCTTATATTTCCATTGGAG GTCCTATCTTGGGGGCCAATGGCAGTTATCCCTGTTGCAGGTAAAGCCCTTCCTACCCTTATGGCATGTGTTCTTCTTAGTAATCTTGGAGCATCCATTACAGAAGTAGCACAGGATGCTCTTGTTGCAGAGTACgggcaagaaaaaaacatgaaagGCCTCCAATCTTATGCATTCATGGCATCAGCTGCTGGTGGAATCCTTGGTAACTTAATAGGTGGATATTTCTTAATGAAAACACCACCAAGAACCATGTTTCTCGTATTTTCAGTGTTACTTTCCGCTCAACTTGCAATTTCATTGAGAATAAGAGAGGAATCTCTTGGTTTACCAAAATTGCCAGATCACTATCTTATAAGGAAGCCAATCTTTGAAAGTACTAGAAAACAATTTTCTGAGCTGATGATGGGAATTCAAGAGGAAAGTATTGTTCATCCTCTTACTTGGATAGTAGCTTCTATTGCCATGGTTCCCGTCCTGTCAGGTTCCATCTTTTGCTACCAAACACAATGTCTACATCTTGATCCTTCAGTCATTGGCATGTCTCGAGTGATTGGCCAATTGATGCTTCTTTCCACTGCCGTACTTTATGACCGTTATTGGAAAAAAGTTCCCATGAGAAAGTTGGTTGGTGTGGTGCAACTTGTATATGCCTTTTCACTTCTTCTTGACCTTCTTTTAGTAAGACAGATCAATGTTAGACTGGGGATTCCGAATGAGgtgtttgttctttgtttttcggGGTTAGCAGAAATTATTGCGCAATTCAAAATCTTACCATTCACAGTGCTATTTGCGAGTTTATGTCCTCGAGGTTGTGAAGGATCTCTGACTTCTTTCTTAGCATCAGCCTTGTGTTTATCATCAATAGCTAGTGGGTTTTTAGGCGTTGGATTGGCTTCTCTGATTGGAGTAACAGCAGGCGACTACTCAAGCCTGCCTTTTGGAATTCTGGTACAGTTCATTGCGGCTTTACTTCCTTTAGGATGGCTTTGTAATTTACCCATGTCAGAAGCTGTTGTTGGgaaggagaggaagagaggtTTGAGTAGAAGAAGTCAGAAAAGTAGAAGGGTCGGTAGAGTGGTATATGGTTCAGCTTTTATCTACAGACGCGAGAGAGAATCTGAGGCATAA
- the LOC18791448 gene encoding probable folate-biopterin transporter 8, chloroplastic isoform X1 yields the protein MIYSSVSSENPWTTISPKVLRPSTKQRPFHLNPILSFHRQNPDTINSPVNATEPKTQLRSPILINPTQFIYRKTKRSRIHGETRGFPQLGSQQMLFLCGFGYWMQGFRCFPWLALNFHMAHNLNMHPSTLQLVQHSGNLPMVAKPFYGILSDALYISGAHRLPYISIGVLLQVLSWGPMAVIPVAGKALPTLMACVLLSNLGASITEVAQDALVAEYGQEKNMKGLQSYAFMASAAGGILGNLIGGYFLMKTPPRTMFLVFSVLLSAQLAISLRIREESLGLPKLPDHYLIRKPIFESTRKQFSELMMGIQEESIVHPLTWIVASIAMVPVLSGSIFCYQTQCLHLDPSVIGMSRVIGQLMLLSTAVLYDRYWKKVPMRKLVGVVQLVYAFSLLLDLLLVRQINVRLGIPNEVFVLCFSGLAEIIAQFKILPFTVLFASLCPRGCEGSLTSFLASALCLSSIASGFLGVGLASLIGVTAGDYSSLPFGILVQFIAALLPLGWLCNLPMSEAVVGKERKRGLSRRSQKSRRVGRVVYGSAFIYRRERESEA from the exons ATGATTTATTCATCAGTTTCTTCTGAAAATCCATGGACAACAATAAGCCCAAAAGTCCTCAGACCTTCAACAAAGCAACGTCCTTTTCACTTAAATCCTATCCTTAGTTTTCACCGCCAAAACCCAGACACCATTAACAGCCCGGTGAACGCaacagaacccaaaacccagctCAGAAGCCCCATCTTGATAAACCCAACTCAATTTATTTACAGAAAAACCAAGAGGAGCAGGATTCATGGGGAAACAAGAGGTTTTCCCCAACTGGGTAGTCAGCAAATGTTGTTTCTGTGTGGATTTGGGTACTGGATGCAAGGTTTTAGGTGCTTTCCATGGCTGGCTTTGAACTTCCACATGGCTCACAATCTGAACATGCACCCCTCAACATTGCAGCTCGTACAGCATTCTGGTAACCTTCCCATGGTGGCCAAACCCTTTTATGGAATCCTTTCTGATGCTCTTTACATTTCTGGTGCGCATAGATTACCTTATATTTCCATTGGAG TTCTTTTACAGGTCCTATCTTGGGGGCCAATGGCAGTTATCCCTGTTGCAGGTAAAGCCCTTCCTACCCTTATGGCATGTGTTCTTCTTAGTAATCTTGGAGCATCCATTACAGAAGTAGCACAGGATGCTCTTGTTGCAGAGTACgggcaagaaaaaaacatgaaagGCCTCCAATCTTATGCATTCATGGCATCAGCTGCTGGTGGAATCCTTGGTAACTTAATAGGTGGATATTTCTTAATGAAAACACCACCAAGAACCATGTTTCTCGTATTTTCAGTGTTACTTTCCGCTCAACTTGCAATTTCATTGAGAATAAGAGAGGAATCTCTTGGTTTACCAAAATTGCCAGATCACTATCTTATAAGGAAGCCAATCTTTGAAAGTACTAGAAAACAATTTTCTGAGCTGATGATGGGAATTCAAGAGGAAAGTATTGTTCATCCTCTTACTTGGATAGTAGCTTCTATTGCCATGGTTCCCGTCCTGTCAGGTTCCATCTTTTGCTACCAAACACAATGTCTACATCTTGATCCTTCAGTCATTGGCATGTCTCGAGTGATTGGCCAATTGATGCTTCTTTCCACTGCCGTACTTTATGACCGTTATTGGAAAAAAGTTCCCATGAGAAAGTTGGTTGGTGTGGTGCAACTTGTATATGCCTTTTCACTTCTTCTTGACCTTCTTTTAGTAAGACAGATCAATGTTAGACTGGGGATTCCGAATGAGgtgtttgttctttgtttttcggGGTTAGCAGAAATTATTGCGCAATTCAAAATCTTACCATTCACAGTGCTATTTGCGAGTTTATGTCCTCGAGGTTGTGAAGGATCTCTGACTTCTTTCTTAGCATCAGCCTTGTGTTTATCATCAATAGCTAGTGGGTTTTTAGGCGTTGGATTGGCTTCTCTGATTGGAGTAACAGCAGGCGACTACTCAAGCCTGCCTTTTGGAATTCTGGTACAGTTCATTGCGGCTTTACTTCCTTTAGGATGGCTTTGTAATTTACCCATGTCAGAAGCTGTTGTTGGgaaggagaggaagagaggtTTGAGTAGAAGAAGTCAGAAAAGTAGAAGGGTCGGTAGAGTGGTATATGGTTCAGCTTTTATCTACAGACGCGAGAGAGAATCTGAGGCATAA
- the LOC18793114 gene encoding uncharacterized protein LOC18793114, with translation MNHHHQNDPPSSLPSNPNPEPDPSLPCNGYHKISLPLLRRCMSDPCNPPSATAANPSFFDPSLSSASTCGGSLSNFTPPYSPDRHHCPKTPSHSPTHALPPLPPPHTFRRSVSDINPSPAKASSRFSTSSQDLGTDIDTPNSKRLRRMKDRLREMSHWCQQLMREEDLMEQDEDEQQQAVEEEAQVQAVDATDQDFHNNTGAAEDECEKEFAESVSVEKKDDCLVIHFRCHCDKAYQFLLSGGECYYKLM, from the exons atgaaccaccaccaccaaaacgATCCACCATCTTCCTTGCCTAGCAACCCTAACCCAGAACCAGACCCTTCTCTCCCTTGCAATGGCTATCACAagatctctctccctcttcttcGCCGCTGCATGTCCGATCCTTGCAATCCTCCTTCTGCCACCGCCGCCAACCCATCATTCTTTGATCCTTCCCTTTCCTCTGCTTCTACCTGCGGCGGTTCTCTGTCCAATTTCACTCCTCCGTACTCTCCTGATCGCCACCACTGCCCCAAGACTCCATCCCATTCCCCGACTCATGCACTGCCTCCCCTGCCTCCTCCTCACACCTTCCGCCGCTCCGTCTCGGATATCAATCCCTCTCCTGCCAAGGCCTCCTCACGCTTCTCCACCTCCTCCCAAGACCTGGGCACCGACATTGACACTCCCAATTCCAAG AGGCTGAGGAGGATGAAGGATCGCCTCAGAGAGATGAGCCATTGGTGCCAGCAACTGATGCGTGAAGAGGACTTGATGgaacaagatgaagatgagCAACAGCAGGCagtggaagaagaagcacaagtACAGGCTGTTGATGCCACTGATCAAGATTTTCATAACAATACTGGTGCTGCTGAG GATGAGTGTGAGAAAGAATTTGCTGAATCTGTGAGCGTGGAGAAGAAGGATGACTGCTTGGTCATTCACTTCAGGTGTCACTGTGACAAAGCCTATCAGTTCCTTCTCAGTGGAGGAGAGTGTTACTACAAGCTCATGTAG
- the LOC18792753 gene encoding putative disease resistance protein At1g50180, whose protein sequence is MAEAVVSFVLESVRDFTIQEAKFLSGVSQQAEVVQTELQLMQGFLKDADARQGQDETVRIWVAKIRDAAYDLEDVIQTYGLKVVSKKKRGVKNVLRRFACIFNEGVDVHRIGKEIENITTRISELRSNLQKYNIKELTTDRDGNDGESSFQLQERLRRTRSHVVECDVVGLESNVEELVMHLVKDENRHRVVSIWGMGGLGKTTLARQLYHNKKVRQHFHSFAWVCVSQRFQVRNVWEGILIELISATKEQKQEIKDMTDDEIAKKLFLVLQEMRCLVILDDIWRIETWNLLKDAFPNVKTESTILLTTRNQAVALPSNRSAFLHELQALNEKKSWELFEKIAISGRADIDLGIFTKKRELGMKMLRHCAGLPLAIIVLAGVLARKNTVREWERVHENVHEYIRRGIGHEEEYEGASWVLALSYDDLPYYLKPCFLYLGHYPEDSEFLVSELTKLWVAEGLISLRQQRHGSRETMEDIAHDYLSELVERCLVQVRTSGSTGTIKGCRIHDLVRDMCLLKAKEESFLQINNSLQENNSSVAAEAAQLGKIRRLAIYLDEKADRLVSSRDETNGHVRSLLYFFPQGWMPRNIEGLLSPLKDFKVLRVLKVECLNQVEVELPSEIGNMVHLRFLSVKWSDIKKFPPSLGNLVCLQTLDFRVSNYVAVVIPNVIMKMKQLRHLYLPRNYRAKGKLELSTFGHLQTLYNLSSEYCDLKDVGRLTNLRKLVIIVSSTLQNMEEILKSTGNTLNRIRSLLVFVDKQ, encoded by the exons ATGGCCGAGGCAGTTGTTTCCTTTGTGCTCGAAAGTGTCAGAGACTTCACCATTCAGGAAGCCAAGTTCTTGTCCGGAGTCAGCCAACAAGCTGAGGTCGTACAAACTGAGCTACAATTGATGCAGGGCTTCCTCAAAGATGCAGATGCAAGACAAGGACAAGATGAAACAGTCCGTATTTGGGTTGCCAAGATTAGAGATGCTGCTTATGATTTGGAGGATGTCATCCAAACTTATGGCTTGAAAGTGGTttccaagaagaaaagaggtGTGAAGAATGTTTTGAGAAGATTTGCCTGCATCTTCAATGAAGGGGTTGATGTTCACAGGATTGGGAAAGAAATTGAGAATATCACCACCAGAATTTCTGAGTTGAGGTCGAATTTGCAGAAGTATAACATAAAGGAACTAACAACGGACAGAGACGGTAATGATGGTGAATCTTCCTTCCAATTGCAAGAGAGGCTAAGGAGAACTCGTTCTCATGTTGTTGAATGTGATGTTGTTGGGTTAGAGTCCAACGTTGAAGAATTGGTTATGCATTTAGTGAAAGATGAAAATCGTCATCGAGTTGTATCTATTTGGGGTATGGGCGGTTTAGGGAAGACCACCCTTGCAAGACAGCTTTATCATAACAAAAAAGTAAGGCAACATTTTCATAGTTTTGCTTGGGTCTGTGTATCTCAACGTTTTCAAGTAAGAAATGTTTGGGAAGGAATTTTAATTGAGCTCATTTCTGCAACCaaggaacaaaaacaagaaattaaggaCATGACAGATGATGAAATAGCAAAGAAGCTTTTCCTTGTTCTGCAAGAAATGAGATGTTTGGTGATACTTGATGACATATGGAGAATCGAGACATGGAATCTTTTGAAGGATGCATTTCCAAATGTGAAAACAGAGAGCACAATATTGCTTACAACACGCAATCAAGCAGTAGCTTTGCCCTCGAATAGAAGTGCTTTTCTCCACGAACTCCAGGCACTAAATGAGAAAAAGAGCTGGGAACTATTTGAGAAGATAGCAATATCTGGAAGGGCTGATATCG atTTGGGAATTTtcacaaagaagagagaattaGGAATGAAGATGCTTCGACACTGTGCAGGCTTGCCATTAGCCATTATTGTGCTTGCCGGAGTTCTAGCAAGAAAAAACACCGTTAGAGAGTGGGAGAGAGTGCATGAGAATGTTCATGAATACATAAGGAGAGGGATAGGTCATGAAGAAGAATATGAAGGTGCATCATGGGTTTTGGCATTGAGTTATGATGACCTACCGTATTACTTAAAAccatgttttttatatttaggtCATTATCCTGAAGACTCTGAGTTTTTGGTGAGCGAATTGACGAAGTTATGGGTGGCAGAAGGTCTTATCTCCTTAAGACAACAAAGACATGGTTCGAGGGAAACAATGGAGGATATAGCACATGATTACTTAAGTGAGTTGGTGGAAAGGTGTTTGGTTCAAGTGAGAACAAGTGGTTCAACTGGAACAATTAAAGGTTGTCGAATCCATGATCTTGTACGAGACATGTGTTTGTTAAAGGCAAAAGAGGAAAGCTTTCTCCAGATTAACAATTCTTTGCAAGAAAATAATTCTTCTGTGGCAGCCGAGGCAGCACAATTGGGGAAAATTCGAAGACTTGCAATTTACTTGGATGAGAAGGCAGATAGGTTGGTTTCTTCAAGAGATGAAACAAATGGGCACGTAAGGTCTCTTTTATACTTTTTTCCACAAGGATGGATGCCAAGAAATATAGAAGGATTACTATCTCCTTTGAAGGATTTCAAAGTGCTTAGAGTTTTGAAAGTTGAATGTCTTAATCAAGTAGAAGTTGAGTTGCCAAGTGAAATTGGAAATATGGTACACTTACGGTTTCTAAGTGTGAAGTGGAGCGATATAAAAAAGTTTCCGCCATCCCTAGGTAATTTAGTATGCTTGCAAACTCTTGATTTTCGTGTTTCAAATTATGTCGCTGTGGTCATCCCAAATGTGATAATGAAGATGAAACAATTAAGACATTTATATTTACCGAGGAATTACAGAGCAAAGGGTAAGCTGGAGCTGTCTACTTTTGGCCATCTACAGACCTTATATAACCTTTCAAGTGAGTATTGTGATTTGAAAGATGTTGGCAGATTAACCAATCTTAGAAAACTGGTGATAATAGTGTCAAGCACTTTGCAAAATATGGAGGAAATCTTAAAATCTACGGGCAACACGCTTAACCGTATTCGGTCTCTACTTGTGTTTGTGGACAAACAATAG